In Zingiber officinale cultivar Zhangliang chromosome 11B, Zo_v1.1, whole genome shotgun sequence, a single window of DNA contains:
- the LOC122033899 gene encoding CBL-interacting protein kinase 32-like, which produces MSTTKIKRRVGKYELGRTIGEGTFAKVKFARNIKTGEPVAIKIHDKEKVLKHKLVEQIKREVATMKLIKHPNVVRIYEVMGSKSKIFIILEFATRGELFNKIVNHGRMREDEARRYFQQLINAVDYYHSRGVYHRDLKPENLLLDAYGNLKVLDFGLSALSQQVRDDGLLHTTCGTPNYVAPEVLNDRGYDGATADLWSCGVILFVLLAGYLPFEDSNIITLYKKRTDSSTHSPTNRIGQVSHSVVLGIVNISDQREVYLQYALSFLKVGVVLLSLGAGILSPAGANNTPLVCCVEYIILERDKFSSLFPNA; this is translated from the exons ATGAGTACAACTAAGATCAAACGGAGAGTCGGTAAATATGAGCTGGGACGCACGATCGGGGAAGGAACATTTGCCAAGGTCAAGTTTGCAAGGAATATCAAAACTGGAGAACCCGTTGCCATCAAGATTCATGACAAGGAGAAAGTTCTCAAACACAAATTAGTCGAACAG ATCAAGCGAGAAGTAGCTACTATGAAGTTAATAAAGCATCCTAATGTTGTTCGCATCTATGAG GTGATGGGAAGCAAATCGAAGATTTTCATTATACTAGAATTTGCTACAAGGGGAGAGCTTTTCAACAAAATA GTAAACCATGGTCGTATGAGGGAAGATGAAGCACGAAGATATTTCCAACAACTTATCAATGCGGTTGATTACTATCATAGCAGGGGAGTTTACCATCGCGATCTGAAA CCAGAAAACTTACTACTCGATGCTTACGGTAACCTGAAAGTTTTAGACTTTGGATTAAGTGCATTATCACAGCAAGTCAGG GATGATGGCTTACTTCATACCACTTGTGGCACTCCAAATTATGTTGCTCCAGAG GTTCTCAATGATAGAGGCTATGACGGAGCAACTGCAGATTTATGGTCTTGTGGAGTCATCCTATTTGTGCTGCTTGCAGGTTACTTGCCCTTTGAGGATTCTAATATTATCACCTTGTACAAGAAAA GAACTGATTCTTCAACCCATTCACCTACCAATAGGATTGGACAAGTTTCACATAGTGTTGTTCTAGGAATTGTTAATATTTCTGATCAAAGAGAA GTTTATCTACAATATGCTTTATCCTTTTTAAAGGTTGGTGTAGTTCTGCTATCTCTAGGAGCTGGAATTTTATCTCCTGCTGGTGCTAACAACACCCCACTT GTTTGCTGTGTTGAGTATATCATTTTAGAGAGGGATAAATTTTCGTCTTTGTTTCCAAATGCATAG